In Solea senegalensis isolate Sse05_10M unplaced genomic scaffold, IFAPA_SoseM_1 scf7180000014105, whole genome shotgun sequence, the sequence GTAGCGGATGCTGTTGATCTCGCGGCGAAGCAGGCGGATACGTCGAGTTCGAGCACCACTGCATCGCATGGAGGTGACAAAGTCCAGCTTTTCCAACAGCTCTTTGAGCTGTTCCTCCACAGTCATATGGAGCCGGTTCTCTGGATCCAGCACACTGTCAACTGGACACAACAGATAAGGAGTTAGTAACGAAAAGCTAGCATATATGTTGCAcaaattgaacaaaaatgagttcacacagggCTTTTCTTAAAAAACAGTAGCTAAttgaaatatgcaaatgtacAAATACCACTGCACACTGCTAGTTTTTTCTATTAATTAACAGAGCATGTAGTTCAATCTAATGTCCAGTACATGAGCAATTTAgacacaaaacatcaacatattaATACAATAGTCAGGCCAACAACTAAACTGGCAAAACCCACAGACTGAAACaaaccttttcaaaaaaattaaacaatgtcATTTTGTACGATTGACCCCTTCAATGCCAAAACTAAATCCTCATTCAACACTCttggagattttttttcttttttaccctACTCCCTACTACTACCCTACTCCACATACAATAGATACACAGCTTCATCTGGACTCTTACCTACAACAGCGCCTCCATTCtataaactaaacaaacaagaacaaaataCTTTTCACTGGAACGTACCATCATCCCAGGTGCAGCTGTAAAAGTCTCTTTTCTGTGGTGACCCAGGGAGGTGCATGCCAGTGTCCAGGTCCAGACCGGTGTTGGTGGCTTGTCGCTGTGCATGGCGCAGTACAGCGCCCCCTAGGTCTCGAAGACGTAGTGCTGCCCGATGAAATAGTGTATCCTTGGAATTGTAGAGGAGGCAGTTGGACACCATAAGGTTGAAGTCGGCCTCCAGGTCAGCCACTGAGCGGTAAGCATGACTCTCCAGCTTAGAGCGCATGGTGGAAAAGTCCATAGGCTGGTTAATGAACTCCAGGTAATCTGGGACCTGCAGACAAgatgtacatttaaatgttaatgacAAGGACCTACACAGTGGTTTCATTTCAAGTAACATTATTACTACAAGACGATATGTTGCCAAGTGCAGGTGGAGGTCTTGTTATGTTTCAGTTTTATATAAAATTTCATTTCAATCTCAAAACTCtctacatattttttttttttttacatagaccttctctgtattctcatctttcCTGCCCAATGTGTTCAATTATTATATGACCAGCTTTTTACTCATAATGTGCTTTTTACACATTATGTAAAAAGCTATAGTATTTTGTACATAATGTGCAAACAAACTAAAGTTCTAATTTACATCTCAGTCAACCTCATGAGGGCAGAGGCATTTAGAAATGTTCACAGAAATGCCACAAAACCAGAAACAACTTTGTAATATATGAGTTCAACAAGAAATCAACAAACTGAGGCAAAGTGTTTAAACATACACTGGActtttgttatatatttaagaaaatgatgctgtgtatattatttttgttttgaaataccTGAAATGGTGGTAAGAACATAATCCTTTAGGTACTTAATGGAAATGCACTTGTAATTAAAACCagcatttaaaatggaaatgcagaatgaggaaaaaacacatgtatggGCTCTTTGACTTGAGACATCtataaaaagtgtgtgtgtgcgtgccaggTGAGAAAACACGGTATGAACGAGACTATCGCAGAGGAAGACAAGACAGAGGACAACTGCACATGTGTGCACCTGGTGTCAGtgttacagtaacagtaaaatgTCTGACCTCCTTGATGTCGACTGGCTCTGCAAAGATCTTGGCTGTGTCCTTCTCCTGTAGTTGGTCCAGTGTGGAGCTGAGCAGCATCAACATTGGGGTCAACTGCATTTCCAGAAATGCTTGATGAACTTTGACCTGCAATTGTTAAGATGACATGCACGTTAAGTCAACGTGTGTGGATCGTGCATCAATTACAATTTCAGACAAGTGAAGTGAGAGAATGTTAAGCGTTCATTTACGAGGGGTGAGTGATTTTAACTAACCAAATCATTGgttgtaaatataatatacagaaaacataacaacacaataaaatttCAAACATCCAACCATGATAACATTTTAAGTCTTTATCTGCTCAGATTTGGACATCCACAGACCAAAGGTTTTCAAGTACATGGTATGGAAAACTGTTAGTCCCCATGGtctgtacatttaaaaagccaTTAGTACAGAccaaagccgtgtttccattgAGTGGAACGGTTAAGTTTGGTACAGTCCAGTACGTATTTTTTGGCCAAAATAACCaaccccaaccgttccattctttggcacaccagagtaaaatggtacagtacggtcagggtggagctaggcCAGCTTCACTCaggacagtcagctgattggggcGACAGAAAATCATCACTCCCTTGCCattattaaacatattaaatattaaatatcacaCGGAATTCAAGGCACATGACCGCAATCTATtgtcatacaaagcttgacgtcttgttgagacaaacagcctcaAAGCAGGAAGAAAGAGCTGCAgaatgtcctccattgttgtcgcAGTGTTAAGACGTCACGCTACGCTACGGGCATTAGACACAGTCGAAGCACAAGCCTGACCCAATGCTTTACCATTTCAAACGGCatcgtactgtaccaaaccaaagcATACCATGATGAAAACTCACCAAAAGAAAAGTGAGATAATCCAACCAAATCAATAATTCACACAAAAGTTACAGACCTTCTGATTTAAAGCGCAactctttgttttcttgaatCACAGGTTACATTATCAGTGGTATCAATGTACTTTAGGCACAATTTTCTGTGTACTAACCTTGGAACAAGAAATACAGTTAGCCTAAAATGCATTTGAACATATGAGACACCCTCGTCTTTTACCTGTTCTCGTTTGAGTTTCTCCCTCTTGCGGATGAGCTCCACCAGCAGCCTAGCTTTTTCGAGGTCATGCCGAAGCTTCTGCCAATACCTCAGTGCCTCTCTTGCTGCGGAGACCTTTTCATCCACCTCAGGCTACAAAGCACAACACATACAATTTTAGCAATTGTTTGCTAAATCAAAGCACAAAACAGTGACCAAAGTGACCAAAGAGTTGCAACTCTGTGTCTGCCCTGACCTGTTCTGTGGTCTTTTGAGGTTGGATGGTCGAGTGCAAACGCCGGACCAGTGGCACACCGTTTCTTGACTGACGCTTCAGTAACCAGTAGCTATGCAGCCTTTGCATGAACTGGTTTTTTCTCTGGAGGATGATTCCTTTGCAGATGGCATTCAGCCTGCACAACAGAGACAAAGGCAGGCTGATTGTACTGTGTACATTACTGACATGATGAGCTTGATCACATTTCTGTGCAAGAAAGAATGCAAATGctgtgaacaacaacaacaaacacaggtgcACAGCAGTTTAAAGAAACTAACCTGGTTGTGGGTATATGGGGCACCGTTACTTGTGGTGAAGCAGTTTGTTGAGCTGAGTCTGAGCTcttcttccctttctttttaGGTGTTTTGTTATCATCGTCtgattttctgcctttttttggtGTAGTTGGACCCACTGTGTAGGCGCTCCGTCCTCTACTCGCCCTCCCTCTGCTGCCCACTACTCTTCCTTCACTTTCCTCATCTGACACAGTTTCCTGTCCTGGTGGAGAATGGGCCTCGCAGAAAGCGGTCTTCTTAACGGAGAACATGGTCCCATTGACATTCGTCTCTCGCACAGGATCAATCTTCATAAACAGGCCAGCACGCTGAGCACACGTGACATGAAACGCAGTGTAACAGTTGGCCTTGTGGCACTGAATAGATGCGCCACGGCCCTTCTGCTTGCACAGGTAACAAGTCAGTTTCCAGCGTGCTGGGGGAATGTTATTGACCCCTTCCACAGGCTCCAAAAACACAGTGTTGGCAAAACAGACTTCAGGGATCCAAATGGCACAAACCACATGGGCCCAGCGGCCGTCACTTGTTTGCTTAAAGGCGCCTCCACGGTTTGGACACAGTACACAGTCAACAGGTTTCTGAGGGGACTGGAGACAGCAGCGGCACAGCCACTGGCCCTCAGGTATATAGGGCACTCCATAACACTCCTGGTGCACAGCCAAGTTGCAGGAGTCACAGAAAAGGATGACATTGCTGTTGAGGCACTCATCATCCAGGCATACACAGCAGAAGGCATCGTCGTCAACAGTGCTGTGAGAGGGCGCCCGGCTTCGGGCTTCCTGATACGCTTCCTCCTCAAGTCGATCTACCAGCAGCTCGAAGGTGTCCGGTGAGACAGTCGAGTAACCTTCTGATGTCCGACCTGCATTGAGCATCTCCAACCAGGCTGCGTCCTCTTCATCCATATCATATTCTGCTATAGCTTCCTGCTCCTCAGCTGAGCGTTCTATGTAGCGGTAATATGCCGTAGGCAGAGGAGGTGCCTCGACTGGCAAAAAGGCTTCTAGCACCCGAAACTTAGGCTCAGGAAGAGTCATGTGATGATGCTGTGTTGTATGTAATTTTTCAGGTGTTTGAGGATGAGAATTAGGGCAGTGATTCTTTGAAGGTGGAGGTGACTTGATAGAGGGACATTTAGAGTCTTTTCTGCGGGCTCGGGGGGTGACTGGTTTGCGGACTGTTGGGGCACTGCTGGTAGGTGGCGATGACTGTTCATTGTTCTCCTTGTTGCTGTTACACTCACTTATGTCCTGTGCCATCATCTCATCCTCAGTAATTACCTCCAGGGGGTCCAGAACAGAAATACGGTGAAGCCTACCATCCAgttccacctccaccaccttctGCGCCTGGGCATAGGTCAAAGTTTCTCTGCTTGGAGATGCTTTGAGGCTGTAAGGGGATGGAGATCGTTGGCGGACACCCACATGCCCACTGACGGTTCCATTGGACTTCTTG encodes:
- the LOC122760860 gene encoding bromodomain and PHD finger-containing protein 3-like; the encoded protein is MRKPRQKGQVAAGGRGDVKKSNGTVSGHVGVRQRSPSPYSLKASPSRETLTYAQAQKVVEVELDGRLHRISVLDPLEVITEDEMMAQDISECNSNKENNEQSSPPTSSAPTVRKPVTPRARRKDSKCPSIKSPPPSKNHCPNSHPQTPEKLHTTQHHHMTLPEPKFRVLEAFLPVEAPPLPTAYYRYIERSAEEQEAIAEYDMDEEDAAWLEMLNAGRTSEGYSTVSPDTFELLVDRLEEEAYQEARSRAPSHSTVDDDAFCCVCLDDECLNSNVILFCDSCNLAVHQECYGVPYIPEGQWLCRCCLQSPQKPVDCVLCPNRGGAFKQTSDGRWAHVVCAIWIPEVCFANTVFLEPVEGVNNIPPARWKLTCYLCKQKGRGASIQCHKANCYTAFHVTCAQRAGLFMKIDPVRETNVNGTMFSVKKTAFCEAHSPPGQETVSDEESEGRVVGSRGRASRGRSAYTVGPTTPKKGRKSDDDNKTPKKKGKKSSDSAQQTASPQVTVPHIPTTRLNAICKGIILQRKNQFMQRLHSYWLLKRQSRNGVPLVRRLHSTIQPQKTTEQPEVDEKVSAAREALRYWQKLRHDLEKARLLVELIRKREKLKREQVKVHQAFLEMQLTPMLMLLSSTLDQLQEKDTAKIFAEPVDIKEVPDYLEFINQPMDFSTMRSKLESHAYRSVADLEADFNLMVSNCLLYNSKDTLFHRAALRLRDLGGAVLRHAQRQATNTGLDLDTGMHLPGSPQKRDFYSCTWDDVDSVLDPENRLHMTVEEQLKELLEKLDFVTSMRCSGARTRRIRLLRREINSIRYRQGQHPRHSLLNGHMKEEEEDGEEEEDDEDDKDTKADNGLSLDKEDLKSTSPPTLEPTGPAPPPRRGDTPLEPPTLRPIVGEPQSPSWPCKRLKMDSDLSDSATENNICTKTQKQSVSTPPILHSEGQAVANGLPEPGVPPRPTVGGVGRRTSVLFKKAKNGAKLFRDRDSSLLNGKGLTDDSTSNTPSAPNSTASTPCSTPLSTPSKTPQKSPGPPTLNEQWTPGRDMCSDGELEKTPNHTLERGLTNGFNKHKDGGSDSDYSPCPVLHKEISSPPKRSLGKPALSKVSFMEIVNGDSDYTGNGSQTSEDETELDPLDLVWAKCRGYPSYPALIIDPEMPEDGLLHNGVPIPVPPKDVLHLGEQRQEETDGRLYLVLFFDNKRTWQWLPREKVTPLGVDDTADKLRMMEGRKSSIRKSVQVAYDRAMIHQSRVCHSQGFVTSNYL